CTGCTGGAGAACGGACACGAGGACGCAGTCAGAACGGCACACGTCGAGACGCCGAAGGCGGTGTACGGCATCGACACCGAAGCGACGTTACAGCGATAGTACAGGCTACCCGAACTTGCCAGTAATGTAGTCCTCGACGCGCTGGCTATCGGGATTCTCGAAGATTTTGTCCGTGTCGTCGAACTCGACCAGCTCGCCACCGGTGAGGAAGACGGCGGTCTTGTCCGAGATACGGGCCGCCTGCTGCATGTTGTGAGTGACGATGACAACGGTGAACTCCTCGGCCAGTTCCTCGATGAGGTCCTCGATCTTCGAGGTGGCAATCGGGTCAAGCGCCGACGCCGGCTCGTCCATCAGAATGACATCCGGGTCGACGGCAATAGCGCGGGCGATGCAGAGCCGCTGTTGCTGGCCGCCCGAGAGGTCGAGCGCGCTCTTGTCCAGCTGGTCTTTGACTTCGTCCCACAGCGCGGCGCGCTTGAGAGCCGTCTCGACTTTCTCGTCTATGTTCTCCGTCTGGTCCTGAATCCGGAGGCCGTAAGCGACGTTGTCGTAGATGCTCTTCGGGAAGGGGTTGGGGTGCTGGAACACCATTCCGATGCGTCGCCGCAGCGCCACCGGGTCCACGTCGGCATCGTAGACGTTTTTCCCCTCGAAGTAGAGGTCTCCCTCGACCCGCGCCGCGTCGATGAGATCGTTCATGCGGTTGATACACCGCAGGAACGTGGACTTGCCACAGCCGGAGGGTCCGATCATGGCCGTCACCTGTTTTTCCGGGATGGCCAAGTCGATACCCTGTAGCGCCTGCGTCTCGCCGTAGAACACGTTCAGGTCGCGGGACTCGATGACTGGCTTCCCCGTCTCGCCCGCGTTCGCGTCCGTTCCCTCCACGTCGATCGACTGGTCGACGAGGGGGTCGCCGGACGGGTCCGGCGACGACGCGGCTGTTTCAGTGGTCGGTGTGGGCTCGGTACTCTCGTTGCTCGTCATCTCGTTCTCTGTCATGAATTATCCTGTTCGCTGATACCGGTTCCGGATGACAATCGCTGTCGCGTTCATCACCAGCAACACTGCAAGCAGTGTAATCACGCCGGCCGCCAGCACGCCGTGGCGGAACGACGGGTCCAGTTCCGACGACCATGAGAAAATCTGGCGTGGCATCATGCTCGCCACGTCGAAGAAGCTATTCGGCGCGAGCCGGACCGACGCCGCCGCCCCGATCATCAGCAGCGGGGCCGTTTCGCCGATGGCCCGACCCAGCGCCAGTATCGTCCCGGTCAGAATGCCCGGAAGTGCTTCGGGGAGGACGACCTGCCGGATCGTCTGCCAGCGGGTCGCCCCCATTCCGTAGGAGGCCTGTCGGAACGAGTCGGGGACGGATCGAATCGCCTCCTGTGCGGAGATGATCACAATCGGGAGGATCAACAGGCCGACCGCGAGGCCGGCGACGATGACGGAGCCCTGGGGCCACTGGAGAACTCGGATGAAAAGCGCCAGTCCGAGCAGGCCGTACACGACCGACGGCACACCGGCGAGGTTCCCGATGTTGATTTCGATGAGTGTGACGAACTTGCCCATCAGCCCCTGGGAGGGTGCGTACTCCTCAAGGTAGATCGCCGCCCCGACGCCGACCGGGAACGTGGTGAGCACGATCACGATAATCATCATCACCGAGCCGACCATCGAAGGGTAGATACCGGCATCGGCGGCGGTCCGTGAGGTCGCGCTCGTCAGGAACCCCCAGTCGAGCCAGGGGTCCGGTCCGGCAAACCCGAGCGCGCCGGTGACGACGCTGCCGACGACCACGCCAAGCACGGCGGCGACCGGGAAGGCGAGGCCGCGGACGCCTTCGCCACGACGGAGCACGCCTTCCACGTAGACACCCAGCGGGAGTACGGCGAATGTGACTATGAGCAGCCACACGTCGGTCCCAATTCCCAGCAGTGGTCCGGCGACGACGCCCAGCACCGCAACTGCCGCCGTCAGCCCGACGACGGCCAGGCCGTCTCGCCGCGACTCGCGTCGCTGTTCGACGAACCAGCCTGCGGCACCGGCGACTGGGAGCACGAGCGTCAGGAGTAACATGACCCAGTCCGTGGGCACGAACGGGAGCATCATGATGGCTTCTCGGAGGCTTATTACGCGATAGTACAGCCCGAAGTCGAGGCCGAGCGCCGCGGCGGCGTCGGTGACGAACCAGTTGAACCTGGTGGGTGGCAGCCCGAATACCGTGATAATCGGAGCGAGGAGCACCACGGCGAGGCGTTCGAGCGCGGCCTTCGGCCGCAGTCGGCCGTGTGCAACGATCAGGCCGCCGGCCACGACCAGCGAGATGAGGAGCGCGAACCACTCGAGTACGGAGAGCAGTTCGATGAACAGGACCGCAAACCCGCCCGTGAGCAGGAGTCCCACGACCGGGAGTCCGCTGGTGACGTAGGCGACCTCGCCGGCCGGCTCGTCGAGTCGATAGTAGTAGACGGCTAGTGCGGCCAGCGGCACCAGCACCGTCGCGGCGTAGGTCGCCAGCCACCCTGCGTCGGCCGAGAAGGGTCGGAACGCGTCGTTGGCGACGAACAGCAGGAGGAGCAGGACGGAGACGAGTCCGAACGCGGTCGCCGCGAGACAGGTCGCCTCGAAGGCACGCCCCCGAAGATGGTTGACATCGCTGTTCTCCCCGTGCCAGCCCGTTTCAGGTTCTCGTGTTGCCATCAGTTCAGTCCCCCAGTGTTCATTCGTACTCCTCCCGGTATCGCGCCGCGATTCGGTTGCTCAGCAGGTTCAACAGGAACGTGATGACGAACAGCGTCAGGCCGATAGCGAAGAGACTGGTAAAGCCCAGTTGACTGACGCTGTCGGCGCTGTTGATCTGGACCATCGCCGCCGTCATCGGCTGGTACCCCTGGAAGAGGTTCGCGAGCGGGTCCGAGAGGTTCAGCATCCGGGGCCGGCTGCCGGCCGCGACGACGACGATCATCGTCTCGCCGATGGCCCGCGACAGGGCGAGAATGAACGAGGAGAAGATGCCCGAGGCTGCCGCGGGGACGACGACGCCGGTGGTCACCTCGAACTTCGTCGCGCCCATCCCGTAGCCGGCCTGTCGCAGCGAGTCCGGGACGGAACTCATCGCGTCCTCGCTCAGGCTGGAGACCATCGGGATGATCATGATACCGACCATGATGGAAGCGCTGAGGATGTTGAACGTGTTCACCGGGAGCCCGATGGTCTGGAGGAACGGTGTCACGTACACGAGCGCGAAGATACCGTAGACGACTGTCGGGATACCAGCCAGAATTTCCAGCCCCGGTTTCAGCACCGAGCGCATCTGGTCGCTAGCGTACTCGCTGAGATAGACCGCGGCCGCGACACCCGTCGGGAGTGCGATGACGGCGGAGATCACCGTGACCAACAGCGTGCCGCTCAACAGCGGGAGTAACCCGTAGACGTTCCGACTGATGAGGAACTCCGTTCCGGTGAAGAAGTCGACCGGGTTCACCAGCGTAAAGAACGTAATCGCGTCGCGTGCGAGCAACACGACGATGCTGACGGTGACGAGAATCGACGCGGCAGCACACAGGAGCAAGACGTATCGGTACATACGCTCGCGTGCTGCACGCCCACTCGGTCTGGACGTAATATTCGGCCCGGGCGTCTCGGTACTCATTGTGTTGTCTCTCATAATGTACTCATGTGAGTAAGCCGGCTCTCGACCGTGTTAGCCGGCGATCTCGTCCAGCTTTTCGAGGTTCTCGTCGCGCTGCTCGGCGCTCGACGGCACGTACCCGATATCCTGCACTAGGTCGGTTTCGGCCTGCTCGAGGTAGAACTGAATGAACTCGTACACTTCCTCTCGCTGAAGCGCTGACTCGGCCGCGTAGATGAACAGCGGTCGGGCCAGCGGATAGGAACCGTCCTTGGCGTTTGCCAGACTCGGAGGGGTACATTCGTCGCCCTCTTCGGCCTTGACTTCGACGGCTTTCACCGCCTCGGAGTTGGAGTTGTAGTAGGCGAAGCCGAAATACCCCATCCCACCCTCGTTGTCACGGATCCCTTTGACGATAGTCTCGTCCTCTTCGGTCGGCTGGTACTCGGTTGTGTGTTCGGTGTCCTCGCCGACAACGTTCTCGTTGAAGTAGTCGAACGTCCCGGACGTCGACGCCGGGCCGTAGCGTTCGATCTCCATATCGGGCCACTCGTCGCGCACGTCCGACCAGTTCGTGACGCCCGCTTCGTCGCTCCAGATCTGGCGAAGTTCGTCGAAGGTCATGCAGTCGACCCAGTCAGCGTCGTTGTTGACCGCGACAGTCAACGCGTCACCCGCGATCTCGAACTCGACAGGCTCGACGTCGTTGCCCGAACACTGCTCTATCTCGGCGTCGCTGATAGGGCGGGAAGCCCCGTTGATATCGGAGTCGCCGGGACAGAACCAGTTCTCGAAGCCGCCGCCGCTCCCCGTGGAGTCGACGGTGACGTTGACGTTCCCGTGTTCTTCCATGAACTCCTCGGCCATCGCGTCGGAGATGGGGAACACGGTACTGCTGCCCTTGATAATGACCTGCCCCGAGAGGCCGTCAGAACCGCTGTCAGTGGAGCCGCCGTCGTTGCCACGGCTCGTGTTCTGCGTACAACCGGCCAGTGCCAGCGCCCCAATCGCACCAGAACTTGTTAAAAATCGGCGACGTGAGAGACCACTGCTCGGTGAATCTGTCATCACCTGATGGAAGTTAGAGAGCGGATAAGTACCCTACTATTAGCCCTATATCTGGATATAAACACTATATACTACTATATATTTTGATGGCGTTGCTATCTCGCGCGCCTAAAACGGGGTAACGGGCGTCTAAGCCCGATAGCGGCCCAGTTAGAGAACAACTCGTTGATCCTGATATTGACACCATACTACACGGGGTAGCGCCCGCAGCGTGTGTCGTTATTTCATGACAGCACAGGTCAGAGTTTCGATCAGTAATATATAGTCACAGCATATTTTATAAATCTGCAGCGCGTATTCGTAGTACTATGGAGACGCGCAAAGTACAGCTGACGGGCGGGTCCACGTACACTGTCTCACTACCGAAGGAGTGGGCGACTGAGAATGGTGTCGAGAGCGGCAGTATCGTCGAGTTTTACGCCGAAGACGACCTGCTACTGGTCTCGCCACAGCACGGCGACGACCACGTCGAGGGAACGCTAGACGTGACCGGCCTCGAAAACAGGCACGAACTCACGCGGGCAGTGATGACGATGTACGTCAGCGGCTTCGACATCATCCGACTGGAGGCCGCTCGCATAACGGCCGAGCAGCGACGCATCATCCGCGATGCGACACAGGGACTGGTCGGCCTCGAGATGATAGAGGAGACGGCTGACCGAGTCGTCCTGCAGGACCTGCTGGATTCGTCGGAGCTCTCCGTTCTCAACGCCATCACGCGTATGCGGCTGGTTTCGTTGACGATGCTCTCAGACGCCGTCAAGGCGCTCATCGAGGACGACAACGACCTCGCCGAAGACGTTATACAACGCGACGACGACGTGGACCGCCTCTGGTACATGGTCTCGCGCGTGTTCCGAACCGTCCTTCGCAATCCGACGGCAGCCAACGAAATCGGCTTCCCGCGTGAGACAGTGTTCGACTATCAGTCCAGCGCCCGTCAGCTAGAGCGCATTGCTGACCACGCGACCAAAATCGCCAGCCTCTCCCAGGAAATCGGCGAAATCACCGGCGAAACTGCCGACCTTCTCGATCAGTTGGAAACCGAGGCCATCGCCGTCCCCGAAACCGCGATGGATGCGCTGTTGGCTGACGACAACGACGAGGCTGTCGAGTTGGCAAACGAGGCCCGTGCTCGCATCCCCGAAGTCGACGAAACCGCCCGCGAGGTAGACGGGAAAGTCAGGGAGCTAGACCCACAGAGCGCACAGCTACTTGGCCGCGTGGTCGACTCGCTGTCCCGAACCGCCGACTACGGCGGCAACATCGCCGAAAGCGCGCTCCAGAAGGCCGCTCCCCGGCCATAGCTGACGCTGTCGCTCCGAGTCCGTGAACAGCCGAAAAAGCTGATTGCGTGCCGGATTACTCGACCAGCACGGCGTTGACCTGACCGTGCTGCCCCGGGCGGGAGGTCACGCGGGCCTGTCCCTCGGAAGTGTCGAGGATTGCGCCTTTCGTGATGATGTTTCGCCGGGCGTAGTTCGGGTTCGACGGGTTCTCGACGACGTTCTCGATGGTCGCTTCGATGGTTTCCGCGCCGTCGGCGATGCTCGCAACGTCGGTCTTGACCGCACGGACCTTCTGGGTGTTACCGCGGGAGTCGACGGTCTTCAGTCGCTGCTCGCCGACCTGCGTCTCGACGGTGTCCTTGCCGAGCTCGTGTTTCTTCTTCTTGTGGTTCGGTCGTCGGCGGCCGCCTGTCCGCTTGCGAGGGGAGCGTCCCTGGTCTTTCATACGGGAAGGAAGACCCAGCGGCTACTTGAACCGTTCGATGCCGACTCGCCATCGTAATCGTTACCCCCGCGCCGACCGGTTGCTCTGACGATGAGTCTGAAGACGGCCGTCGCCGCACCGTTCCGCCAGCGTGGAACCGACCGGATGGCGGAAAGCGAGTTCGTCGTCGCGCTCTCGCTGGACCGGAACTGGTTCTCGCCCGACCAGGCTAAGACGCTGGTGGACGTGGCCGCGAGCGAGGGGCTGGTCGAACGGGACGAGGACGACCTCGTCGTCGCTTTCGACGCGACACACACCACGATTCCGGACGGGTTCACGCCGGGTGAGGAAATCCTGCAGTCGCGGTCGACGTTCGAGCGGGTGCTCGATGCGGTCGTCGAGGCCGGCATCGAGAAACAGACCGCTGTCGCCGGCATCAACGCGCTCCAGTCCGACATCGGTGTCACGCTCGAGGCCGCGGCCGTGGTGTACGCGCGGAGTGAGGGTGTCGACGTCGAAGCCATCGCTGCCGACGTTCGGGAGGAGCTCTAATGGTCAAAGACAGGATTGCTGACGGCCGACGGATCGGACAGTTGCTCGCCTCGGAACTGACCGGCCTCCAGCGCGGGCCGCTTGCCGACGTGTCCGTCGTCGATGCCGATAGGGACGTGGACCCGACGCCGGACGGGGCCTTCGCCTACCGCGTGACGGCCGACGACGCCGAAGTGGCAATCGTCGAGGTAACGCCGGAGACGGCTTGGTTGGTCTTGGAGCGAGAGCCCGCGACCGTGCCGGATCGTGATGATCTCACCGTCGACGGGACAACCATCGTCGTTCACAGCGGCGCGGCAGTGAAAGCCGCGGTCGACGTGCTGGAGCAGTCCCTCTCGGGGTAGGAGGGTTTTCCGGAGAAAGAAACGGTTGGCTGCGACTCCGACTGAAATACCTGTACTCATACTGTCGGCTGTACGTCTGTAAAGAATTTCGCCACCCGGGGTGGCGAATATCTTAAAATAGTTACAGCCAACAGTATCAGTGACGACTCGGCTCGGCAATAGCCGCGGACGTCCACGCGACGAAGCCAGTGAGGACGAGTACGGAACCGAGTATCGCTGTCGCGGCAGCGATAGCAAGCACCAGCGTCGGGAGGCCGAGCGGCGTTCCGACGGCGATGACAATCGGTGTCGCGGTGATACAGAGCGATCCCAGCGCGACGGCCCGGCGCTGTGTCGTCGTTAGTTCGATGCCGAGATGGAACAGCGACCCGGGCTCCGGGTCGGGAGCGGCGAGGCCGAGACACAACAGCGGAACGCCGATAAACACCAGCGTTGCCGCGACAGCGTACGACCAGAACAGCCACTGTCCGGACGCGGGCGCGAGCGACAACAGCGCGCCGACGGCCACGAGCAGGACACCACCGACGAGTCCGAACTGCCGCAGCCGCGGGTCGTCCAGGGCTTCGCTCAGGTCTGGGAGGGTCTCGGCCACATGGCCGATATCCATGAAACGGTCCATGAGCGGGCTTCTACCTGCGTTGTGAAATAGACACGGGGGAGAATATCAAATCTGATTCCATCGAAGCGGGCACGACGCGAGAAGGAAACGCTTGTATCGCTGCCAGCCGCCGCGGTATCTATGCACTTCTTCGACCGTCTCGCGGACCGAATCGCGACCGCCGACAGCGTGGTGTCGGTCGGCCTCGACCCGGACCCCGACCGCCTCCCCGACAGCGTGCTGGACGCCGACCTCCCGCGCTGGCAGTTCAACCGCCGCATCATCGATGCGACCCACGAACACGCCGCCTGCTACAAGCCGAACGCCGCCTTCTACGAGGACCCCGACGGCTGGCGCGCCCTCGAAGAGACCATCGCCTACGCACACGGGAAGGACGTGCCCGTGCTGCTCGACGCAAAGCGGGGCGATATCGGCAACACGGCGCGGCAGTACGCCCGGATTCTCGACGACGAGGAAGGGCCTGCGGCCGACGCCATCACGGTCAACCCGTTCCTCGGCCGGGACTCGTTGGAGCCGTTTCTCCAGCGCGCGGACAAGGGCGTGTTCGTGCTGGGGCGCACGTCCAACCCCGGCGGCGAGGACCTCCAGGACCTCGAACTGGCCTCCGGCGAGAAGCTCTACGAGCGCGTGGTCCACCTCGCGGACCTCTGGAACGGGAACGGGAACGTCGGACTCGTCGTCGGCGCGACCAACCCCGACGAACTCGAAGAAATCCGCGAATTAGTTCCGGACATTCCGTTCCTCGTCCCCGGCGTCGGCGCGCAGGGTGGCGACGCCGAAGCGGCCGTCGAGCACGGTCTCGCCGACGGCGTCGGCCTCGTCAACTCCTCGCGGGGCATCATCTTCGCCGGCGAGGACGCCGACACGCGGCGCGACGACTCCGGTGACGCGTTCTTCAAGGCCGCCGGACAGTCCGCGAAACAGCTCAAACAGCGACTGAATCAGTTCCGCTAATCAAAACCGGTACGTGTCCACGCCGTCGGGCATATCCTCCGGCGACATCCGGTCGCTCGGCTGGCCGACCTCCGCACCGCACTCGACACACATCCCGGTGTCCTCGTCCCAGTGGCGGTCACAGACGAGTCGCCCGCATCTATCGCAGGTGTGGTCCACGTCGGGGCGCTCACAGATTTCACACAGTCCGGCTACGCTCATGTCAGGATGTAGCATACCTGATGGTTTGAATCTTTGGCGGCGTGACTGCGGTAGTTAGTCCGCCAGAACGAACACAGAGAACCGGAGAGCCACAAGAGAGCCACGAAGTATTTCCCCGTGGGCATTCCTCTCTATAATATGTTACCACTCCTCCAGCTTGGATCGCTTCCGTCACTGCCAGCAATACTCGTCGGCTTGCTGGCTATCGCCGTGGTGCTACTGGTCGGTCGGCTCGTGATGAAGGTGGCGTGGCGGCTCATCATCATCGCGATCATCGCCGTCGCCGTCCTCTGGATACTCGGAATGCTGGGCTTTCAGGTCATCTAGAGCCCAGCAAGGAAGTTCCGGATCACGTCGTGACCGACCGCAGTCAGGACTGACTCCGGATGGAACTGAACAGCTTCGATGGGGTGCTCGCGGTGGCGGACACCCATCACCAGTTCCGTGCCGTCCTCGGTCTCCGTCGTCGCGCTGACGACGAACTCCTCGGGAACGTCCTCTGCAATGAGCGAGTGATAGCGCCCGCCCTGGAACCCCTGTTCCAGTCCCTCGAAGACGCCCTGCTCGTCGTGGTCGATGGGGAACGCCTTGCCGTGAATCGGCTCCGGCGCGCGACCGATGGTGCCGCCGTAGGCGTACACCGCCGATTCGAGGCCGAGACAGACACCGAGTGTCGGCACGTCAGGACTGACCTCACGGAGGACATCCAGCGTGACCCCGACATCGCGTTCGTTCTTCGGATGGCCCGGGCCCGGCGAAAGGATAATCGCGTCGGGGTCGAACACCTCGACATCGTCGAGTGATGCCGTGTTCCGGACGACTTCAGTCTCGGCGTGCTCGGAGACGTACTCGACGAGGTTGTACGTGAACGAGTCGAAGTTATCGACGAATAGCACCCGGAGGTCGTCCCTGACGGCGTCCGCACCAGCGGGCTGTGCTGTGCTCATCGGGTCACCTCCTCGTGGCCTGCAGCGCGCTCTGCTACGTCGACCGGTTCCCCTTCGATTTCCTCAAGCGCGGTCAACACGCCGTCCATCTTCTGCTCAGTCTCGACGTACTCGCTTTCCGGGTCCGAGTCCGCGACGATGCCGGCCCCGGCCTGCACGGTGATGCGGTCCCGGTCACCCTCGTCCTCAACCGTCGCCGAGCGGATGACGATAGCGAAGTCGGTGTCGCCGTCCCAGTCGAAGTAACCGACGCCGCCGCCGTAGGGGCCACGGGGCGAGCGTTCGAGTTCGTCGATAATCTCCATGGCGCGGATCTTCGGTGCACCGGAGAGGGTCCCCGCCGGGAATGTCGCGCGGGCGGCGTCGAAGGCGTCTTTGTCTTCGGCTAGGCGACCCGTCACGGTGGACTCGATATGCTGGACGTGGCTGTACTTGAGGACGTTCATGAACTCGGGGACTCGGACGCTGCCGGCCTCGGAGACGCGGCGCACGTCGTTGCGCGCGAGGTCGACGAGCATCGTGTGCTCGGCCCGCTCCTTGCCGTCGGCGAGCATCTCGCCGGCGAGGCGGCGGTCCTCGACGGGGGAGTTCCCGCGCGGGCACGTCCCCGCGATGGGGTTCGAGACGACGTGGTCGCCGGCGACGGAAACGAGCGTCTCCGGGCTCGCGCCGACGATAGTCAGGTCGTCGTAGCCGAGCAGGTACATGTATGGCGACGGGTTCACTGCCCGGAGCGACTCGTAGAACCCGAGCGGGTCGACCTCGCCGTACAGCTCGCGGGTCCGCGAGATGACGCCCTGGTAGATGTCGCCCGAGAGGACGTACTCCTTGGCGCGCTCGACGGCGTCCTCGTACTCGTCTCTGGGGCCGGCGACTTCGTCCTCACGGCGGAAGCCGCCAGTCGAAAGCGGCGACAAGTTCGAGAGGACGCCCTCGACGCGCTCGGCCTCGGCGACCAGTTCGTCGTAGCGGTCACCGGCGTCCTCGCCCTGCCTGACAACGGGTGTGAACACGAGCGAGACAGTGTCCTCGACGTGGTCGAAGCGGACCGTCGACGTCGTGAGGACGAACTGGGCGTCCGGGAACCGCGAGTCGGGCCGGTCCAGCCCGACTTCGTCAAGCCAGAGGTCGTAGACTGCGTCGTACGAGAGGAAGCCGACGAGGCCGCCTTCGAGGTGCTGCCGGTCCATATCCGGGAAGTTCCGCAACGCCACGTCGGGCATCGCCGCCCGGAGGTCGTCGACCACGTCGCCGCCGTCGGTCGTCACGAGGTCGGCGTAGCGGTCGTCGAACGCCTCGACCTCGCTGTCGTCGCCGGTCACAGTGACGACGGCGCGCGGGTCGTAGCCGACGAAAGAGAAGCGGGCGTGGCGGTCGTCGGTCTCCGGCGCGAACGCGCCGTCGGGGTCGCTGGAGGCGACCTTCTCGGCGCTTTCGAGCAGGAACGTGTAGTCGTTTGCGGCCACGTCGCTCGTGCGGCCGGTCAGGGCCGCGTACGCGGTCAGCGGTTCCACGTCGACGTCCAGTTCCGCGGCCGCCCTGACGACGACCGGGCGGTCGGCCTTGGCGTGTTCGACGAACTCCTCGCGGGAGATGTCGAGGGTCATACCGTACCCTCCGACGCTCGCGTGGCGTTCCGGACGAACCGCTCGACGGCGTCGTGGTCTTTCGTGCCGCCCGAGGACTCGACGCCGCTCGCCACGTCGACGGCGAACGGGTCGACCGCTTCGACAGCCTCGGCCACGTTCTCGGGAGTCAATCCGCCGGCCAGCACGACGGGGACGTCCAGCGAGTCGACGAGGTCGCGCGTGCGCTCCCAGTCGTGTGTCTCGCCCGTGCCACCGCCGCCGTCGGCGTCGACCGAATCGACGAGCAGGGCGTCGGCGTGGTCGGCGTAGTCTTCGATGGCCGGCGCGTCTGCCTCGACCACGGAGACGATGTCCTGAGTGATTCGGCTGGCGAGAGCCCCGAGCTCGGCCGGTGAGAGGCCGTCGTGGACCTGCACTGCGTCGGGTTCGACCCTGTCGATGCGCCTGACGGCCTCCTGAACCGTCGTCGGCATCGTCACCAGCACGCTCGTCACGAACGGCGGGACGCCATCGACGAGCGTCGTGGCTGTCTTCTCGTCGACCTCTCGGGGCGTGTCGACCGGGACGCCGTGGATGACGCCGACCGCATCAGCGCCAGCCGCGATAACGGCGTCGCGGTCCTTGTTGTCCGTCACGCCACAGATCTTCACGCGCGTCATGCCCCAATCAGGTCGTCGAGTTTGTCGGCCGCCGCGCCCGATTCAATGGCCTGTCGGGCCTGTTCGACCCCCGCTTCGTGCGTGTCGGCGACGCCGGCGACGTAGATGGCCGCGCCGGCGTTCGCGAGAATGATATCCCGCTTTGCACCGGTCACGTCGCCAGTGACGATGCCACGGAGGTCGGCGGCGTTCTCCTCGGGTGATCCCCCGGAGATGGTCTCGATGTCGTGCATTTCAAGCCCTATATCCTCCGGAGTGATGGTGTACTCCTCGATCCGGTCGCCGGTGACCTCCGCGACAGCCGTCTCGCCGTGGATGGCGATCTCGTCGAGGCCGTCACCGTGGACAACCAGCGCTCGTTCGACGTCCAGTCGGGCCAGCGCCTCTGCCATCACGGGCACGAGGTCCGGGTCGTAGACACCAAGCACCTGCGCGTCCGCGTCAGCGGGGTTCGTCAGCGGGCCGAGAATATTGAAGACTGTCCGCATCCCGAGTTCCTGGCGCGGGCCGATGACGGCCTTCATGGCCGGGTGGAACACGGGAGCGAGCATGAAACCGATGCCGTCTCGTTCGATAGTCTCCTCGACGGCCGGCGGTTCGGCCTCGATGTCGACGCCGACTTCTTCGAGCACATCGGCACTCCCCGAAGATGAAGAAACAGAGTAGTTGCCGTGTTTGGCGATGGGGACGCCAGCCCCGGCAGCGACGATGGCGCTCGTTGTCGAGACGTTGATCGTGTTGTAGTCGTCGCCGCCGGTCCCGCAGGTGTCGACAAGCCCCTCGCGGTCCGGTCGAATGGTCCGTGCGGCGTCACGCATCCCCTCGGCGAAGCCGGCGATCTCGGCCTCCGTCTCCCCCTTCGCCCGCAGTGCCGTCAGGAGCGCACCGATCTGTGCCTCTGTCGCATCCTCGAAGACAGTCGTCGCAACGGCTCGGGCCTCGTCCTGTGTCAGGTCGTCACCGTCAGTGACGCGTTCAATATACTCTTTCATTGTATTCACCAATGGACTTTTTCGTGTTGTGATGTACAAATCCGTACATTGACTTAAGCCTATCGGGACCCCGACTCGCTGCCGTATCTGTGTGGGCAATCAACAGACAACGTGGCGATACGGAATCCGAAACCTTCAATTACACCCACCGGAAACAATGTGGTGTACCTCGCAGTGAGGG
The genomic region above belongs to Haloarcula hispanica ATCC 33960 and contains:
- a CDS encoding 30S ribosomal protein S8e; the encoded protein is MKDQGRSPRKRTGGRRRPNHKKKKHELGKDTVETQVGEQRLKTVDSRGNTQKVRAVKTDVASIADGAETIEATIENVVENPSNPNYARRNIITKGAILDTSEGQARVTSRPGQHGQVNAVLVE
- the pstB gene encoding phosphate ABC transporter ATP-binding protein PstB translates to MTENEMTSNESTEPTPTTETAASSPDPSGDPLVDQSIDVEGTDANAGETGKPVIESRDLNVFYGETQALQGIDLAIPEKQVTAMIGPSGCGKSTFLRCINRMNDLIDAARVEGDLYFEGKNVYDADVDPVALRRRIGMVFQHPNPFPKSIYDNVAYGLRIQDQTENIDEKVETALKRAALWDEVKDQLDKSALDLSGGQQQRLCIARAIAVDPDVILMDEPASALDPIATSKIEDLIEELAEEFTVVIVTHNMQQAARISDKTAVFLTGGELVEFDDTDKIFENPDSQRVEDYITGKFG
- a CDS encoding PstS family phosphate ABC transporter substrate-binding protein, translated to MTDSPSSGLSRRRFLTSSGAIGALALAGCTQNTSRGNDGGSTDSGSDGLSGQVIIKGSSTVFPISDAMAEEFMEEHGNVNVTVDSTGSGGGFENWFCPGDSDINGASRPISDAEIEQCSGNDVEPVEFEIAGDALTVAVNNDADWVDCMTFDELRQIWSDEAGVTNWSDVRDEWPDMEIERYGPASTSGTFDYFNENVVGEDTEHTTEYQPTEEDETIVKGIRDNEGGMGYFGFAYYNSNSEAVKAVEVKAEEGDECTPPSLANAKDGSYPLARPLFIYAAESALQREEVYEFIQFYLEQAETDLVQDIGYVPSSAEQRDENLEKLDEIAG
- the pstA gene encoding phosphate ABC transporter permease PstA, with the protein product MATREPETGWHGENSDVNHLRGRAFEATCLAATAFGLVSVLLLLLFVANDAFRPFSADAGWLATYAATVLVPLAALAVYYYRLDEPAGEVAYVTSGLPVVGLLLTGGFAVLFIELLSVLEWFALLISLVVAGGLIVAHGRLRPKAALERLAVVLLAPIITVFGLPPTRFNWFVTDAAAALGLDFGLYYRVISLREAIMMLPFVPTDWVMLLLTLVLPVAGAAGWFVEQRRESRRDGLAVVGLTAAVAVLGVVAGPLLGIGTDVWLLIVTFAVLPLGVYVEGVLRRGEGVRGLAFPVAAVLGVVVGSVVTGALGFAGPDPWLDWGFLTSATSRTAADAGIYPSMVGSVMMIIVIVLTTFPVGVGAAIYLEEYAPSQGLMGKFVTLIEINIGNLAGVPSVVYGLLGLALFIRVLQWPQGSVIVAGLAVGLLILPIVIISAQEAIRSVPDSFRQASYGMGATRWQTIRQVVLPEALPGILTGTILALGRAIGETAPLLMIGAAASVRLAPNSFFDVASMMPRQIFSWSSELDPSFRHGVLAAGVITLLAVLLVMNATAIVIRNRYQRTG
- a CDS encoding DUF2240 family protein: MSLKTAVAAPFRQRGTDRMAESEFVVALSLDRNWFSPDQAKTLVDVAASEGLVERDEDDLVVAFDATHTTIPDGFTPGEEILQSRSTFERVLDAVVEAGIEKQTAVAGINALQSDIGVTLEAAAVVYARSEGVDVEAIAADVREEL
- the pstC gene encoding phosphate ABC transporter permease subunit PstC, whose amino-acid sequence is MSTETPGPNITSRPSGRAARERMYRYVLLLCAAASILVTVSIVVLLARDAITFFTLVNPVDFFTGTEFLISRNVYGLLPLLSGTLLVTVISAVIALPTGVAAAVYLSEYASDQMRSVLKPGLEILAGIPTVVYGIFALVYVTPFLQTIGLPVNTFNILSASIMVGIMIIPMVSSLSEDAMSSVPDSLRQAGYGMGATKFEVTTGVVVPAAASGIFSSFILALSRAIGETMIVVVAAGSRPRMLNLSDPLANLFQGYQPMTAAMVQINSADSVSQLGFTSLFAIGLTLFVITFLLNLLSNRIAARYREEYE
- a CDS encoding phosphate uptake regulator PhoU; translation: METRKVQLTGGSTYTVSLPKEWATENGVESGSIVEFYAEDDLLLVSPQHGDDHVEGTLDVTGLENRHELTRAVMTMYVSGFDIIRLEAARITAEQRRIIRDATQGLVGLEMIEETADRVVLQDLLDSSELSVLNAITRMRLVSLTMLSDAVKALIEDDNDLAEDVIQRDDDVDRLWYMVSRVFRTVLRNPTAANEIGFPRETVFDYQSSARQLERIADHATKIASLSQEIGEITGETADLLDQLETEAIAVPETAMDALLADDNDEAVELANEARARIPEVDETAREVDGKVRELDPQSAQLLGRVVDSLSRTADYGGNIAESALQKAAPRP